A window of the Paraburkholderia sp. ZP32-5 genome harbors these coding sequences:
- a CDS encoding porin, translating into MKSSSIVVMLAGLASMPAFAQSSVTLYGILDTGIEYVSHANAAGDHLIRMPGVTGQFPSRWGIRGTEDLGGGLATTFVLESGFNPRGGDLGQGGRLFGRQAWVGLQGNWGTLSFGRQYTMTYQALTDSDILGPDIHGIGTLDSYLPNARSDNTVAYKGTFKGLTVGATYSFGRDSAGTGNSPGQGTCAGQVPGDINQCRQWSAMLKYDGTYFGLASAYDEQRGGTNAAANFFDGVAPAAIPSSGAKDARLQANGYVRLWDVKIGGGWIGRRVEPDTAVASVRSNLFYLGAQYYVTPALAIDGEAYRVLVQQHDTRATLATLRATYFLSKRTAVYGNIAYLWNSAKARFSVSAGGGGTTPAAGVGQLGAIVGIRHMF; encoded by the coding sequence ATGAAAAGCAGCAGTATCGTTGTGATGCTGGCGGGTTTGGCCAGCATGCCTGCGTTCGCGCAAAGCAGCGTGACGCTCTATGGAATTCTCGATACCGGCATCGAATACGTTTCACATGCGAATGCCGCGGGCGATCATCTGATTCGTATGCCGGGTGTGACCGGGCAATTCCCCTCTCGCTGGGGCATTCGCGGTACGGAAGATCTCGGTGGCGGCCTTGCCACGACATTCGTGCTGGAGAGCGGTTTCAATCCGCGCGGCGGCGATCTGGGGCAGGGAGGACGACTCTTTGGCCGTCAGGCGTGGGTCGGGCTGCAGGGCAACTGGGGCACATTGAGCTTTGGCCGCCAGTACACGATGACTTATCAGGCGCTGACGGATTCGGACATTCTCGGTCCGGACATCCACGGCATTGGTACGTTGGATTCATATCTTCCCAATGCAAGAAGCGACAATACGGTCGCATACAAAGGCACATTTAAAGGACTGACAGTTGGCGCGACGTATTCGTTCGGACGCGACAGCGCCGGCACGGGTAATTCGCCCGGTCAGGGCACCTGCGCGGGACAGGTGCCGGGCGATATAAACCAGTGCCGCCAATGGAGCGCTATGCTCAAGTATGACGGTACCTACTTTGGGCTTGCGTCGGCCTACGACGAACAACGTGGCGGCACGAATGCCGCCGCCAACTTCTTCGATGGCGTTGCGCCGGCGGCGATTCCATCGAGCGGTGCAAAGGACGCACGTCTTCAGGCAAACGGCTATGTAAGGCTGTGGGACGTGAAAATCGGTGGCGGCTGGATTGGCCGTCGCGTCGAGCCGGATACGGCGGTTGCGAGCGTTCGCTCGAATCTCTTCTATCTCGGTGCGCAGTACTACGTCACGCCCGCGCTCGCGATCGATGGCGAGGCATATCGGGTTCTCGTGCAGCAACACGACACGAGAGCAACGTTGGCTACGCTTCGTGCCACCTACTTCCTGTCGAAGCGGACCGCGGTGTATGGAAATATCGCGTACCTGTGGAATAGCGCCAAGGCGCGCTTCTCGGTAAGCGCGGGCGGCGGAGGCACGACGCCCGCGGCGGGTGTTGGACAACTCGGCGCGATCGTCGGTATCCGGCACATGTTCTAA